One genomic segment of Clostridium estertheticum subsp. estertheticum includes these proteins:
- the dnaG gene encoding DNA primase yields the protein MIAEDVILKIKEQNDIVDVISERVKLKKTGKNYTGLCPFHNEKSPSFTVSTEKQIYKCFGCGEAGNVISYVMKDRNVTFPEAARILAQRANISIEVDNGENNVQRDMYKKMYNINVETARYFYENLRKDKKAELYFLNRGITEATMKKFGLGFSFDKWDGLLLYLKKKGYSELDLLNIGLIIKSPKGSYYDRFRNRIMFPVFDYMGKVIGFGGRVLDDSKPKYLNSPETPLFHKGLNLYGLNFVIKNNRSRTIIIVEGYMDCISLHQYGFSNVVASLGTALTINQAKLLKRHVDKVIISFDADFAGQAATIKGLEILRSEGFDLRVLIVPSGKDPDEYIKNSGKQAFQKLIDDALPLIDYRLKRAGDGINFSNSEMIIQYVKKVTEIIAELDPVEKDVYIKKVSEDTGIKEQAIYDLLSEELNKSSNKMKKMNIQQDFGQKLYLEPAYIKAERTLLKFMFINEENCNYITENMSVDQLVIQSHKNIYELIVKYKNLIIGEKIKNIEPMCEKDIECTKEWINIMEIEFSGNEEDHKKLINDCIKQLKKFKLEESKKEIMNKIKQYESKGLLEESIKLAQELIELQKNLKQL from the coding sequence TTGATTGCTGAAGATGTCATCTTAAAGATAAAGGAACAAAATGATATTGTGGATGTAATATCTGAAAGAGTAAAACTTAAAAAGACAGGAAAAAATTATACTGGCCTTTGTCCTTTTCATAATGAGAAGAGTCCATCATTTACAGTGTCAACGGAAAAACAAATTTATAAATGTTTTGGATGTGGAGAAGCTGGAAATGTAATTAGTTATGTTATGAAGGATAGAAATGTAACTTTTCCAGAAGCTGCAAGGATACTTGCTCAAAGGGCTAACATTAGTATAGAAGTAGATAATGGAGAAAATAATGTACAGCGTGACATGTATAAAAAAATGTACAATATTAATGTTGAAACGGCCAGGTATTTTTATGAAAACTTAAGAAAGGATAAGAAAGCTGAATTATATTTCCTTAACAGAGGTATTACAGAGGCTACTATGAAAAAATTTGGATTAGGTTTTTCTTTCGATAAATGGGATGGATTGTTATTATATTTAAAAAAGAAAGGCTACTCAGAACTAGATTTACTTAATATAGGATTAATTATTAAAAGTCCTAAGGGGTCTTATTATGATAGATTTAGAAATAGGATAATGTTCCCTGTGTTTGATTATATGGGGAAAGTAATTGGATTTGGTGGAAGAGTTTTAGATGATTCGAAACCTAAATATCTAAATTCACCGGAAACTCCCTTATTTCATAAAGGATTAAATCTTTATGGATTAAATTTTGTAATTAAAAATAACAGATCTCGAACAATAATAATCGTAGAAGGATATATGGATTGTATTTCACTTCATCAATATGGTTTTTCAAATGTAGTTGCGTCGCTTGGTACTGCGCTCACTATTAATCAAGCAAAGTTATTAAAAAGACATGTAGATAAAGTTATTATTTCTTTTGACGCTGATTTTGCAGGTCAGGCTGCAACTATAAAGGGACTTGAGATATTAAGAAGTGAAGGTTTCGATTTAAGAGTTCTTATAGTTCCTAGTGGTAAAGACCCTGATGAATATATAAAAAATAGTGGTAAGCAGGCCTTTCAAAAATTAATAGATGATGCTCTTCCTTTAATAGATTATAGACTTAAAAGAGCAGGAGACGGAATAAATTTTTCAAATAGTGAAATGATAATACAGTATGTAAAAAAAGTTACTGAAATTATTGCAGAACTTGATCCTGTTGAAAAAGATGTTTATATAAAAAAGGTTTCTGAGGATACGGGTATCAAAGAACAGGCAATATATGACTTATTAAGCGAAGAACTCAATAAAAGTTCTAATAAAATGAAAAAAATGAATATACAACAGGATTTTGGACAAAAATTATATTTAGAGCCAGCTTATATTAAGGCTGAAAGAACTTTATTAAAGTTTATGTTTATAAATGAAGAAAATTGTAACTATATTACAGAAAACATGTCTGTAGACCAATTAGTAATTCAAAGTCATAAAAACATATATGAGCTAATTGTTAAATATAAAAACTTAATAATAGGTGAAAAAATAAAAAATATAGAACCTATGTGTGAGAAAGATATAGAATGCACAAAGGAATGGATTAATATTATGGAAATTGAATTCTCTGGAAATGAAGAGGATCATAAAAAACTAATAAATGACTGCATAAAACAACTGAAAAAATTCAAGTTAGAGGAGTCGAAAAAAGAAATTATGAATAAAATCAAACAATACGAATCAAAAGGTTTGCTCGAAGAATCTATAAAACTTGCTCAAGAACTAATAGAATTACAAAAGAATCTAAAACAATTATAG
- a CDS encoding deoxyguanosinetriphosphate triphosphohydrolase, which produces MNIRSKIETNESSTIIQYGALSINSKGREKMQEKDDLRTCYMVDRDRIIHSKSFRRLKHKTQVYIKTSSDHYRTRLTHTLEVAQIARTIGRGIGLNEDLIEAIALGHDIGHVPFAHNGEAVLNDILPKGFRHNENSIRVLTKIEKAGVGLNLSIEVLDGILNHSGLSEKFGEAATLEGQVVRYSDKIAYVNHDIDDSIRAHLLTEEMLPKGATKVLGTNHGKRIDILVKDCIYNTINNLDTGVIGVSLTQEVGNALGDLRNFMFENIYKGEILKEERKKAQFVVTNVFEYYYKNPSAMPEFYKGIVEDEGLYIGVADYISGMSDDYCLMLFNNIYVPKLSIY; this is translated from the coding sequence ATGAACATTCGAAGTAAAATAGAAACTAATGAAAGCAGTACCATTATACAATATGGCGCGTTATCCATAAATTCAAAGGGACGCGAAAAAATGCAGGAGAAGGATGATCTAAGAACTTGTTATATGGTTGACAGAGATAGGATAATACACAGTAAATCATTTAGAAGACTAAAGCATAAAACTCAAGTATACATAAAGACAAGTAGCGATCACTATAGAACAAGGTTAACTCATACATTAGAAGTTGCACAGATAGCTAGAACCATAGGACGTGGTATTGGGTTAAATGAGGATTTAATAGAAGCTATAGCTTTAGGGCATGATATAGGCCACGTCCCTTTTGCACATAATGGTGAAGCTGTGCTTAATGATATTTTGCCAAAGGGATTTAGGCATAATGAAAATAGTATCAGGGTACTCACAAAAATAGAAAAAGCAGGTGTTGGACTTAATTTAAGCATAGAAGTATTAGATGGAATTCTTAATCATAGTGGACTTTCGGAGAAATTTGGTGAGGCTGCAACTCTTGAGGGGCAAGTTGTTAGGTATAGCGATAAGATTGCATACGTAAACCACGATATAGATGATTCTATAAGGGCTCATCTATTAACTGAAGAAATGCTACCAAAAGGAGCTACAAAAGTATTAGGCACGAACCATGGTAAGCGAATAGATATTTTAGTAAAAGATTGTATTTATAATACAATAAATAATTTAGATACAGGAGTTATAGGGGTATCACTTACGCAGGAAGTTGGAAATGCATTAGGTGATTTAAGAAATTTTATGTTTGAGAATATATATAAAGGTGAAATATTAAAGGAAGAAAGGAAAAAGGCACAATTTGTGGTGACAAATGTTTTTGAATACTACTATAAGAATCCATCTGCTATGCCAGAGTTCTATAAGGGTATAGTTGAGGATGAGGGGCTTTACATAGGGGTAGCAGATTACATTTCAGGTATGAGTGATGACTATTGCTTAATGCTCTTTAATAATATATATGTACCTAAACTTAGTATTTATTAA
- a CDS encoding CotS family spore coat protein translates to MPSTAKNFNNINLLSEENVKKNILPQYDLANADISQIKFKDTDKQRAVYKVQYFDECYCLKKVYYSIKDLLFVYSAIEWLYRNNIHVPRILKTKNNSRFVNYNNMLFILTPWINGIKCDYDNIDHILVCSTNLANMHKVSINFKPICGSSLKEDYSPLGPSIYKHYESLLNFSNLAYKYDDSFSKLYLKYFETSSILAKCSSNIAYSLNLNNLTKSLCHLDYVNKNIIFDTNNEIWVIDFDKCRNDYCAHDISYSLRRLLKRDNTKWDLELAISFLDLYDKILPLTLDDYKYILVYLAFPQRYWKISRDYYGNINKCNKKAFLNLLNNATNKNDYQLDFVQKFKSYIENKFNVTHKL, encoded by the coding sequence ATGCCATCTACGGCTAAAAACTTTAATAACATAAATTTGTTATCAGAAGAAAATGTAAAAAAGAACATTTTACCTCAATATGACTTAGCTAACGCTGATATATCACAAATTAAATTTAAGGATACTGATAAACAAAGAGCTGTATATAAAGTGCAATACTTTGACGAATGTTATTGTCTTAAAAAAGTTTATTACTCTATTAAAGATTTATTATTTGTGTACTCAGCAATAGAATGGTTATATAGAAATAATATTCATGTACCACGAATCCTTAAAACAAAAAACAATAGTAGATTCGTAAATTACAACAACATGTTATTTATACTCACACCCTGGATTAATGGCATAAAATGTGATTACGATAATATCGATCATATTTTAGTATGCAGTACGAATCTAGCAAATATGCATAAAGTAAGTATTAACTTTAAACCTATATGTGGTAGTTCCTTAAAAGAAGACTACAGCCCTTTAGGACCTTCCATCTATAAACATTACGAAAGCCTTCTTAATTTTTCAAATTTAGCTTATAAATACGATGATTCATTTTCAAAATTATATCTTAAATATTTTGAAACAAGCAGTATTCTCGCTAAGTGTTCTTCAAACATTGCTTATAGCTTAAACCTTAATAATCTTACAAAATCATTGTGTCACCTTGACTATGTTAACAAAAATATTATTTTTGACACTAATAATGAAATATGGGTAATTGATTTTGATAAGTGCAGGAATGACTATTGCGCCCATGACATCTCATATTCATTAAGAAGATTGCTTAAAAGAGACAATACAAAATGGGATTTAGAACTAGCCATAAGTTTTCTAGATTTATATGATAAGATTCTACCTTTAACCTTGGATGATTATAAATATATTCTTGTTTATTTAGCTTTCCCACAAAGATATTGGAAAATATCAAGAGATTATTATGGTAACATTAATAAGTGTAATAAAAAAGCCTTTTTAAATTTACTAAATAATGCAACTAATAAAAATGACTATCAATTAGATTTTGTACAAAAGTTTAAATCCTATATTGAAAATAAATTTAATGTGACACATAAACTATAA
- a CDS encoding FmdB family zinc ribbon protein: MTYTYKCNKCNNEFIIEKAMNEEVEIKCECGNTDVKRIYSVPSFKINCNGFCGKINK; encoded by the coding sequence TTGACATATACATATAAATGCAATAAATGTAATAATGAATTTATCATTGAAAAGGCTATGAATGAGGAAGTTGAGATTAAATGTGAATGTGGGAATACTGATGTAAAAAGAATATATAGTGTGCCGAGTTTTAAGATTAATTGTAATGGATTCTGTGGGAAAATAAATAAGTAG
- the ppdK gene encoding pyruvate, phosphate dikinase: protein MEKKKYVYHFSEGNISMKNLLGGKGANLADMTSLGIPVPKGFTVTTEACNKYYEDGQVITPEVVSEIYVKMTELENLTGKKFGSLENPLLVSVRSGARASMPGMMDTILNLGLNDKTVEVMARLTNNPRFAYDSYRRFIQMFADVVMDVEKRNFENMMDKIKEEKGVKFDTELDASDLKKLVVQFKEFYKETKGVEFPSDPKIQLIEAISAVFRSWDNPRANVYRRLNDIPGDWGTAVSVQEMVFGNKGETSGTGVAFSRNPSTGEKGIFAEYLMNAQGEDVVAGIRTPQDISQLEKDMPKVYSEFMNIVNTLEKHNKDMQDMEFTIEDKKLFFLQTRNGKRTAQAALKIAVELVEEGMLTKREALMKVDPKQLDTLLHPNFDLVALKEATIIAKGLPASPGAACGKVYFTADEAKIKHEAGEAVILVRLETSPEDIEGMVAAEGILTVRGGMTSHAAVVARGMGTCCVAGCSDLKVNEESKSFQIREMVYHEGDFISMDGSTGSVYAGVIKTVEPEINGYFEIFMGWADEVRSLKVRANADTPKDAAQAVKYGAEGIGLCRTEHMFFDSDRIMIIREMIVAKNEDARRVALDKLLPIQRGDFVGIYEELKEKPTTIRFLDPPLHEFLPHADEDIKKLAKDMGITFKELKATVESLHEVNPMMGHRGCRLAVSYPEIAEMQTRAVIEAAIDVKNRKGYNIVPEIMIPLIGEVRELKYVKDIVVKTADKIIAESGSDLKYMVGTMIEIPRAALTADLIAKEAEFFSFGTNDLTQMTFGFSRDDAANFLKHYYEKKVYEFDPFQKLDQVGVGKLIKMAADLGRQVRPNIKLGICGEHGGDPSSVEFCHNVGLNYVSCSPFRVPVARLAAAQAEINNPRKK, encoded by the coding sequence ATGGAAAAGAAAAAGTACGTATACCATTTTAGTGAGGGTAATATTTCAATGAAAAATCTTCTAGGTGGAAAAGGTGCAAATCTTGCAGATATGACGAGTCTTGGAATTCCAGTTCCAAAGGGATTCACCGTTACTACTGAAGCTTGTAATAAATACTATGAAGATGGTCAAGTAATAACACCTGAAGTTGTTAGTGAAATTTATGTTAAAATGACTGAACTAGAAAACCTTACCGGTAAGAAGTTTGGAAGTTTAGAAAATCCATTACTTGTATCAGTTAGATCCGGAGCAAGAGCATCAATGCCTGGTATGATGGATACAATTTTAAACCTGGGGTTAAATGATAAAACAGTAGAAGTTATGGCAAGACTTACAAATAATCCAAGATTCGCTTATGATTCTTACAGAAGATTTATACAAATGTTTGCTGATGTTGTTATGGACGTTGAAAAAAGAAATTTTGAAAATATGATGGATAAGATAAAGGAAGAAAAAGGTGTAAAATTCGATACAGAATTAGATGCGAGTGATCTTAAAAAATTAGTAGTACAATTTAAAGAATTTTATAAAGAAACTAAAGGTGTAGAATTTCCAAGTGATCCAAAGATACAATTAATAGAGGCTATATCCGCAGTATTTAGATCATGGGACAATCCTCGTGCTAATGTATATAGAAGACTAAATGATATTCCGGGAGACTGGGGAACAGCTGTAAGCGTTCAAGAAATGGTGTTTGGTAATAAAGGTGAAACATCAGGAACTGGTGTTGCTTTCTCTAGAAATCCATCTACTGGAGAAAAAGGAATCTTTGCGGAATACTTAATGAATGCTCAAGGTGAAGACGTTGTTGCAGGAATAAGGACGCCACAAGATATTTCACAACTTGAAAAAGATATGCCAAAAGTATATAGCGAGTTTATGAATATTGTTAATACTCTTGAGAAACATAATAAAGATATGCAAGATATGGAGTTTACAATTGAAGATAAAAAGTTATTCTTTTTGCAAACAAGAAATGGAAAGAGAACTGCGCAAGCAGCACTCAAAATTGCAGTAGAACTTGTTGAAGAAGGAATGCTTACAAAGAGAGAAGCTTTAATGAAGGTTGATCCAAAACAATTAGATACATTACTTCATCCTAATTTTGATCTAGTTGCATTAAAAGAAGCTACGATAATAGCTAAAGGATTACCAGCATCTCCGGGAGCTGCATGTGGAAAAGTTTACTTTACTGCAGATGAGGCAAAAATCAAACATGAGGCTGGAGAAGCGGTTATTCTTGTTAGGCTTGAGACCTCACCAGAGGACATTGAAGGCATGGTTGCTGCAGAAGGTATATTAACAGTAAGAGGAGGGATGACGTCTCATGCTGCGGTTGTTGCAAGAGGAATGGGGACGTGCTGCGTGGCTGGTTGTTCTGATTTAAAAGTTAACGAAGAATCTAAGAGCTTCCAAATTAGAGAAATGGTATATCATGAAGGTGATTTTATTTCAATGGATGGAAGTACAGGAAGTGTATATGCTGGAGTAATTAAAACAGTTGAGCCTGAGATAAATGGATACTTTGAAATATTTATGGGTTGGGCTGATGAAGTAAGAAGTCTTAAGGTTAGAGCTAATGCTGATACTCCCAAAGATGCAGCTCAAGCAGTTAAATATGGAGCTGAAGGCATAGGCTTATGTAGAACAGAACATATGTTTTTTGACTCTGATAGAATAATGATTATAAGAGAAATGATTGTAGCTAAAAATGAGGACGCAAGAAGAGTAGCATTAGATAAGTTATTACCAATTCAAAGAGGTGACTTTGTAGGAATATATGAAGAACTTAAAGAAAAACCAACTACAATCAGATTTTTAGATCCACCACTACATGAATTTTTGCCACATGCTGATGAAGATATAAAAAAATTAGCAAAAGATATGGGAATAACTTTTAAGGAGTTAAAGGCTACAGTTGAATCATTACATGAAGTTAACCCAATGATGGGACATAGGGGATGTAGACTTGCAGTATCATATCCAGAAATAGCAGAGATGCAAACTAGGGCAGTTATTGAAGCTGCTATAGATGTTAAAAATAGAAAAGGATATAATATTGTTCCAGAAATAATGATTCCTTTAATTGGAGAAGTTAGGGAACTAAAATATGTTAAAGATATAGTAGTAAAAACAGCTGATAAAATCATAGCAGAGTCTGGCAGTGATTTAAAATACATGGTTGGTACAATGATCGAAATACCAAGAGCGGCACTTACAGCAGATTTAATAGCAAAAGAAGCCGAGTTCTTTTCGTTTGGAACAAATGATTTAACACAAATGACTTTCGGATTTTCAAGAGATGATGCTGCAAACTTCTTAAAGCATTATTATGAAAAGAAAGTTTATGAGTTTGATCCATTCCAAAAACTAGACCAGGTAGGTGTAGGTAAACTTATTAAAATGGCAGCTGACCTTGGACGTCAGGTTAGGCCTAATATAAAGCTTGGAATATGTGGCGAACATGGTGGAGACCCATCGTCAGTTGAATTCTGTCACAATGTTGGACTTAATTATGTATCATGTTCACCATTTAGAGTTCCAGTTGCAAGACTTGCAGCTGCTCAAGCTGAAATAAACAACCCAAGAAAAAAATAG
- a CDS encoding DUF4342 domain-containing protein, producing MEEITLEKIDIIKERTGVSYTDAKEALEECDANVVDALIYIEAKEKKSAKFNMDEMYTTKDEFLSWIKEIARKGNVTRIKIKRDDKVVIDIPVNAGIAVGIVGLCIPYLFGIGIFAAVVTNVTIEITKADGSVEIINTIIKNTVDDVVNKMSDMGEDVKEKYNETKDSFNKGNKDNKDNKDTNTDNVYQYTVKFEEKDKEEDKKEDIENENIKEDE from the coding sequence ATGGAAGAAATTACACTTGAAAAGATTGATATTATTAAGGAGCGTACAGGGGTTTCATATACTGATGCTAAAGAAGCGCTAGAGGAATGTGATGCTAACGTAGTTGATGCTTTGATTTATATCGAAGCAAAAGAGAAAAAATCAGCTAAATTTAATATGGATGAAATGTATACTACTAAGGATGAATTTTTATCATGGATAAAAGAGATAGCGAGAAAAGGTAATGTAACACGGATAAAAATTAAAAGGGATGATAAAGTTGTTATAGATATCCCTGTTAATGCAGGCATTGCAGTAGGTATAGTTGGGTTATGTATACCTTATTTATTTGGTATAGGCATATTTGCAGCTGTAGTAACAAATGTTACTATAGAGATAACTAAAGCAGATGGTAGCGTAGAAATAATTAATACTATAATTAAAAATACAGTTGATGATGTAGTAAACAAGATGAGTGATATGGGTGAGGATGTAAAAGAAAAATACAATGAAACAAAGGACAGTTTTAACAAAGGTAATAAAGATAACAAAGACAATAAAGATACTAACACTGACAATGTATACCAATATACTGTAAAGTTTGAAGAAAAAGATAAAGAAGAAGATAAAAAAGAAGATATAGAAAATGAAAATATTAAAGAAGATGAATAA
- the recO gene encoding DNA repair protein RecO: MGDDLLAILKTRAIVIKTQEFKENDKLVWLFTEDFGKITAIAKGARKSKSRYISSTLPCCYGEFVLFKGKNLHTINEVTIIDSFQQLLRNLDTITYASYFNELIDITLENDEIHKELFKDLVTAFYFIKNDVMDIEILARAFEIRILKATGYELNFNKCVRCRKKITISNYIDLISYGPICSECEKLNSIYISNPTYNTLKFLNNFGMDRINRIIVSKTSKLELYKILSLIISQNYTRKPKSLEMFDYLDKF, from the coding sequence ATAGGGGATGATCTTCTGGCGATTTTAAAAACTAGAGCTATTGTCATTAAAACACAAGAGTTTAAGGAAAATGATAAGTTAGTCTGGTTATTTACTGAAGATTTTGGTAAAATAACAGCTATAGCAAAGGGCGCGAGGAAAAGTAAAAGTAGGTATATATCATCCACGTTACCTTGCTGCTATGGCGAATTTGTGCTTTTTAAAGGAAAAAATTTACATACAATAAATGAAGTTACAATTATAGATTCCTTTCAGCAATTACTAAGGAATTTGGATACAATTACGTATGCCTCATATTTTAATGAATTAATTGATATAACACTTGAAAATGATGAGATTCATAAAGAACTGTTTAAAGACTTAGTTACTGCTTTTTATTTTATTAAAAATGATGTTATGGATATAGAAATTCTTGCAAGGGCTTTTGAAATAAGAATCTTAAAAGCAACAGGATATGAATTAAATTTTAATAAGTGTGTAAGGTGTAGAAAAAAAATAACTATCTCGAATTATATAGATTTAATATCTTATGGTCCAATTTGCAGCGAGTGTGAAAAGTTAAATAGTATATATATATCAAATCCTACATATAATACATTGAAATTCTTAAATAACTTTGGTATGGATAGAATTAATAGAATTATTGTATCTAAAACATCAAAGCTTGAATTATATAAAATTTTATCGCTTATTATTTCTCAAAATTATACAAGAAAGCCAAAGAGCTTAGAAATGTTTGATTACTTAGATAAATTTTAA
- the era gene encoding GTPase Era, with the protein MFKSGFVTIIGRPNVGKSTLINYIMGEKLSIVSSRPQTTRNNIQTILTTKESQIIFVDTPGMHKPRHKLGEYMVKVAKQSANEVDVILFITTPGDEIEMGDKHILEQFKDTKIPVFLLVNKIDENTQERVAKTVQGYSEYFNFKEIIPIAAIKGKNIDIVTKLVEENIPEGPLYYPEDMITDQQERFIITEIIREKALKLLSQEVPHGIAVEIISMKRDKKEIYNIEVNLFCEKDSHKGIIIGKGGKTLKKISTYARQDIMKLLGENIHLRLWVKVKKEWRDTSSILKELGYK; encoded by the coding sequence ATGTTTAAATCAGGATTCGTAACAATTATTGGAAGACCTAATGTAGGGAAATCTACATTAATAAATTATATAATGGGGGAGAAATTATCAATTGTATCTAGTAGACCCCAAACTACAAGAAATAATATACAAACTATTTTAACAACTAAGGAATCTCAAATAATATTTGTAGATACTCCAGGAATGCATAAACCTAGACATAAACTAGGAGAATATATGGTTAAAGTAGCTAAACAATCTGCGAATGAGGTTGATGTTATATTATTTATAACAACACCTGGTGATGAGATTGAGATGGGTGATAAACATATTCTTGAACAATTTAAAGACACTAAAATCCCAGTATTCCTATTAGTTAATAAGATAGATGAGAACACTCAAGAGAGAGTGGCTAAAACAGTTCAAGGCTATTCTGAGTATTTTAACTTTAAAGAAATAATACCAATAGCTGCAATAAAAGGAAAAAATATTGACATAGTTACAAAACTTGTAGAGGAAAATATCCCAGAGGGTCCTTTATATTATCCAGAAGATATGATTACAGATCAACAAGAAAGATTTATTATTACTGAAATCATAAGGGAAAAGGCTCTAAAATTATTATCACAGGAAGTGCCTCATGGAATAGCAGTAGAAATTATTTCTATGAAAAGAGACAAAAAAGAAATATACAATATTGAAGTTAACTTATTTTGTGAAAAAGATTCCCATAAAGGTATAATAATCGGAAAAGGTGGAAAAACATTAAAGAAAATTTCTACTTATGCAAGACAAGATATAATGAAATTATTAGGAGAAAACATACATTTGAGATTATGGGTGAAGGTAAAGAAAGAATGGAGAGATACTTCAAGTATTTTGAAGGAACTTGGATATAAATAG
- a CDS encoding diacylglycerol kinase: MKVKKLVDSFNYAIEGIIYSIRTQRNMKIHMLTTILVLTATFFYDLSKIELLIITITITLVIVAEMINTAVECAIDATTNFYHPLAKIAKNVAAGAVLVTAINSVLVGYIIFWDRVTPFNKSVMLKIKKSDPHMIFFILVIVCIATVVVKAIYGEGTPLRGGMPSGHSTIAFSVATAITLLTSEPLIMVLSYFIAVIVAQSRVDSEIHSILEVVFGGIFGTLLTLLLFKMLG, from the coding sequence ATGAAAGTAAAGAAATTAGTTGATAGTTTTAATTACGCTATTGAGGGAATTATATATTCAATTCGTACACAAAGAAATATGAAGATACATATGTTAACTACTATATTAGTACTTACTGCCACATTTTTTTATGATCTTTCAAAAATAGAACTTTTAATTATTACTATAACCATAACACTAGTAATAGTGGCTGAAATGATAAATACTGCAGTAGAATGTGCAATAGATGCCACAACAAATTTCTATCATCCACTAGCTAAAATTGCTAAAAATGTAGCGGCTGGCGCAGTACTTGTAACTGCTATAAATTCAGTCTTAGTAGGATATATAATATTTTGGGATAGAGTCACTCCATTTAATAAGAGTGTGATGCTCAAAATAAAAAAATCTGACCCTCACATGATTTTTTTTATACTAGTTATAGTATGTATTGCGACTGTTGTAGTTAAGGCAATATATGGAGAGGGAACTCCACTTAGGGGTGGGATGCCGAGTGGACATAGTACTATAGCATTTTCAGTTGCAACAGCTATAACATTATTAACTAGTGAACCTTTAATTATGGTATTATCATATTTTATAGCTGTAATTGTTGCACAAAGTAGGGTTGATTCAGAAATCCATTCTATCTTAGAAGTTGTGTTTGGTGGTATTTTTGGTACATTATTAACATTATTACTATTTAAAATGTTAGGATGA